The DNA sequence ACAAGTTAGCAAACACACGCAAAGATGCCATGTTTTGTGTACACGGAAGGGCTCAAAGGGTCATGCATATTCCATCATTTAGCTGTGTAGGTTAAGTTCTGCAACAGAAGAtcgtacacacacattttcagatgCATGACACTTCATCCCTTTAAACTGCAGTTGCCTACTGATCCAGAGTCGAGCTGGTGTGCATCAgccttgcattttatttatgtggatGTGGAAATTTGTGCACAGTTAAAGACGCTTgtaaaaatgcatgtatttacaATGTATAATtcacatatatttatacatgtaaCATAAGGCATGCAGTGCAGACTATTTATTGGCGACATGCAACAGCTTGCGTTTAATCCAAAACATTAGTGTTTACCGGAAGATAAAATTCTTAGGTTGTTTTCAGGAGAGCTTACAGATGGACTGAGAAAAGTCACTTTAGCATATCGGTAACTGACATCGTTCCTTTTAGCaactaaaacatttaatatgcaGCGTCGCGTCATCTTCGCAGAAAGCCTGGAGGTCCCACAGCTGGCCGGCAAACAGGGGTCAGCCACTTGAGCACAGccagaggaggaagagtgaATCTCAACCGCACTTCAGCTCACTTTCACTCGTACACCCGGGGTGGGTGTGTAACAGACAAAAGCAACAACCCAgcgatgacaaaaaaaaaaaacaaacaaaaaaaactcttttgtccaaacaaaaagaaaagctgcAAGCTCATTCACATTCCATTATGAAATGAGTTACTGGACATTAATTACAGATTATAAGCACTGTTACTGACCCCCGTCCCCTCAAGCACACTGACAGGACCACAACCAGTGAGCCCAGATGGGGTTCACTTCAGTACAACAACATGATGAGCGTAGCTCTGCTCATTCAAGCCAAACAATACTGTACATAGGCATTGTCAAATGAAATACTACTCTGACTTATCTCTTAAAGAACTATAGTTTCGGTTACACTCAGGTGTACACACAAGTTATTATAAGTGTAACTattacataaaaacatttatcatCATAGTGgccatgcacgcacgcatgttCACACATTTCATTAAGGCTGAAACATATCGGgacattacatacacacgacATCTGTTAATACAGTTCGTAAACATTACATATATACTACGTAATAATATTTCTGAACAACAGGTTACCTTGATCTACGGATTATACAGATTAGAAGTGCATTTGGGGACTGTTTGTAGATATTCTTTAACTACCCGTTTTTATATTTGTCAGTATTTTGTCAAAAGGGTGAGGGCTAACCGTTGTTCCTGAAATGACAcagaattatttgcaaattCAGGGGCATGTGAATGGGGTACACCCCCAAAACATAGGCACTGTGGGATTATTGACAAAGAAGTCTAATAATCTCGAGAGAGTTGCTCAGCGGTCACGGCTTGAGGGCCTCCTCGCTGCGGCCTGTACCCGGTCCGCTGCGGCATgtaggagggggcggagcctgcgggTCCCTCAGCGTGGCCCGCCTCTGCGGTGGGCGTGCTCTGCTGAGACCCCTCCTCCGCGGAGCAGAAGCCCAGAGAGCCGGAGCCGTGCTCCGGGATCTCGATCTGGCGCAGGTTCAGGGGCGGGGTGGCGCCCTCGTCCGCCGCGCGGGGCCTCTTGAAGTAGGGGTTTCTGGGATAGCTGTGGGCCTGGCAGGGCTCGTCCTGGTGCTCCTCGCTGCCCAGGAGGGGCTGGGTGGACTCGGAGCGGGCGAAGACGGGCGGGGGCGGCTGGCCGGGGGTCTGGCCCTTGTAGCCGCTGGCCACCACCGAGGAGTACTGCACGGTGCTGGCGGTGGTCTGGCCCGAGTCGCCCTCGTCGCTGTCCGACACGCTCTGCCGGGGGGAGGACATGCAGGAGGAGCCCCCGATGCCGCTGCTGTGCTCCTCCGACAGGTACTTGTCCTTCTTCAGGGGCAGGGACGTCTTGTCCTCCTCGCCCAGGGACTTCTTCTCAAACACGTCCACCTCCACCACGCTCACGTCCGTCAGGCTGCCCTCCTTGGGAGTTTCAGGCTACGGGAAAACAGAacgcaggagagggagagggagggagtgaatgATCATGTTCTTTTCCTTCTGattttgtttgtgcgtgtaatGTGAGCCATTCATCACTCTATTTAAGTCAATGCGTATTTAATCATTAAACTTCGGGCTGGTAAACATTAAGAGCCCATGTCTTTGCTTTCGCGCGCTCAAATTccaatgaaaacactgaaatgatttttaaacaGAGGTTTTAATTGGCAgcgggggtagggggggaaTTATTCAATCTGAGCTTATTCAAAATGTCCTGGGTCAGAAATCCAATAAAGGCGATCTTGATGACACGCGTGGTCACACTGAGGACCCTGCAGGAAAGCAGAAGTCTGGAAAAAGCCATCGGTTTCGTTATCAGCTGGCGGCCTCTCTTCCTTCCCGCCATTTTGCACTGAGGGGCGGCAGGCCACTCACCCTGGATGGATAGTCGGGGGACCAGTTGGCGATGGTGCTGTTGGAGGGGTCTGGAACCTGGGGCCAGATGTGTTTCTTGATCCTGGATGTGAAGGGCACAGTCTCGTGTCAGGCGTTAACTACCCTCTGATATACTCTTCTGTGACCCGCTGAGCATCTGCACGCCCACTGCGTCGCAGTTTGACTGCTCCGGGCTTTTCCAGAAGGTTAGCGCACCTTGTGGAAGCAGCCTATTGGTGGTGCAATATACAGCTTCTGGTAAAAACCCGAAACGGCTCAAAATGCTATGGAGAGGTACTGCGGTTCCCTTCCAATCAGCAAGTCACCTCCAGTCAATACTGCTAAGCTGAGCTGAAGAAGCAGCACCTCCCAAATTATAATTCAAGCAGAAGCAAAAGTGACTGACACCTTGTTATGTTCAGTGACTGAGGTATAATTGAGAAACTGTTGTCAGTTTTTATTGCAAGAAGATGTGGTAATCAATGGGGATAACTGCAAATGAAACTTAAGATGCTATTTAATCAATGTTCAGGAACAATCcttataattacaaaaaacaatccTAATGCTTATGCTCACATTTGCATTGTTAAAGAAGTGATAAGCTTTAATTGCACTCACATTTCCTTCTTGTTAATGCCGAGCAGCACTGTCAGCACAGTGAAGAACAGGAAACCCAAGCACACGAGCACCACAATCAGTTCAATTTCCCCCGATgctaaatataaaatgacaaaagacacatttatttaaaggcaGTGAAGCCTGAAGCATTGTGTTTCTGCAGAACATTGTGTGCCCTGTTTTTGCAGAACTAGACAAACATTTTAGCAGATACAGACATTGTAACTAAATGGCTGTACCTCCATCaatgatcattttattttattttatttttttttacaaatatgaaGCACTAATTTTGGGAAATGTTTAGGTATTTAGAGCTTACTTTGTTGATTTTTTGAGCTTATGACACCatatatgcaaattaaaaacTCTAAAAGGACTACCTTTTCTAAAAGGACCACCTTTTCACATCTCTTGGCCCAGACACAGCAAGCTCATGGATACACAGAATTTAGACGTGTCACATGTCCAGCCTCACAGTTCCACAGCCTTACaaaccagcagcactgagagctgGGCACGTTAGGACAGGAGAATGAACGCTCACCGTACTTGAGAGTCCTGAAGGTGAACTCTAAGCCACTCTTGGACCCAGCCACCGTGGATACCATCACATGCACCACATACTTAGTGCTGCCGGACAGTCCTTTCAGTGTGTATGACCGGTCAGAAGGAGGAAGAACTacagctgaaaaataaaataaaagggagacatttcatgtttcTGTGTCATGACAACCAAAACCCTGATGAGATTTACAGCTTGTGGGATTTATTTATGCAgctttaaaaccattttttcaaGAGTACATTCTGTTCTCCAGCTACATTGGCTACTTACAACTTACTGGCATAAATTAAGTCTATTCTTCCAAAATGTTTGTCTTCATGTGCTcttcaaaatagtttttgcaATTTTGAGCACTTCTAACCACcaatttaagaacaaaaaccACATAAAGCACCAATTACAAACAGTGCCACAAAATATTAATCGAATGGGGGATTTCCATTCACCGTTGGGGAGTTGTTCATGCTGCATGtcatttacaatacatttattccAGACATGTGATtatcaaaattatgaaaacaacCTTAAAAAGCCAAAGATATGCTTACATTTTACCACATCTTCAGTCCTGCAGAATACGGTGTAGTTGGTGATGAAGCCGTTCAGACTGACCAGAGGAGGCTCCTCCCACACCAGCTGCACTTCGGTCTTCCCGCTCTGCTTCAGCTTCACGGAGGGCCCCTCCGACGGACCTTCAGAAAGAGAGCAGACACCGTTACTTTAAGCACCGCTTGCTGTGCATGCCACACACGCCATGCACGCCGGGTTCTGGTACATGCAGCAAGTCCTGGGTTTTTATAACAGGGGGTCCATGCACCCCTGGGGGTACTTGAAGGTACTGTCAGGGGGGCACTGGCCAGACTTGATTTACTGACTATACAGATCtaggaaaacatttcaaaatttaaaaaaaaaaatttttttttttagatgtaaCCTTTTAACTCATGATGGGGGTTCCCTGGATGCCTCTGAGCCTGGATGGATGTGCTTGGATCAGAAAAGTTTGAGAAGCCCTGGAGTAAGTGCACCTAGCTACTTTTGCATTTACACAAGGCTGCACAGGAAGCAGACccctcccacacgcacacccgtTCGGCTGAAACGTACGTCCTTGTCTGAGGTAGGCCTGCGTGGACACGGTCCTCCCTGGCGTCCCCTGCCACACTGGGGACACGGATATGTTGTAACGCTCAAGCGGCTGCAAGGCGCCTGCACGAAGAGAGCAGAGATCAGGAACGGCAGACCagcgtgcaaaaaaaaaaaacccaacagcaCGGTGGGTGTGGCGGGCTGGCACACCCCACAAGGCGTGGCTGCGTTCACGGTCACAGCTCAGCGCACAGACGGTGTGTGTAACGACAGAAACGGCCTCTCCACCTTTAAGGACAAAAGCTGCCCCAAAGCACATGTATTACTGCATGTGACCAGTATTTATAtgaccaaaaaacacaaacactatgGCTATTAAAGGTTACTGAACAATCATAAACAAatgaactgttttatttttgctgaattttattattattatcctgaCTGCACATACCTGCAGTAAAATTTGTATAACAAAAGAACAATGTGTGAGTATaattcataaacaaaaaatatagaaCTGTAAAAAATGATTCAGTTGAGGAAAAAGTCATAATATTCTGTACTGCATGAAGTTATAGCCACCTAAGGTCTCAAGCTCGAGCCTGTCTGTAGAGGTTGAGGTGTTCTGGCGCAATGCAGTCTGGGTAAAGCTAGAATTCTCACCTGTGAGTACGGTGTAATTGCTGGACCCtggcactctcttccagtcaacGGTCCCGTTGCTGACTGAAACCCAGTCCAGCACAAACTCTGCGGGGCTAGGGGGCGCGtactcccaccccacccagagGCCCTCGTCCAGGGGCTGCCTCGTCACCGTCTTCACCGAGGAAGGCTCTGGAACAACACCCACCGCATTGCACATTAACACACGTGGACCACTGGCAAACACCAAGCAACACAGAAAGTCAACGATCAAGGCAGCCTACCTTGATTTGCTCGAGGGACTCTGAGTTGGGCACGTGGGGATGATCCTTCCGAATTATACGCCGTCAGCTCCACGAGAATGGCATGCTTCACTTTCTCAAGCACATACTCTGCAGCGCTGGAACTGAGTGCCACGTGTTCAGATCTGTTTCCTGTTCGTATGGTGAGGTTATACCCCAGTATTCTGCCATTGGAATGAACAGGGCGCTGTGGGCACACACCAGAATGTCCAGGGCATGTTTAAAGGAAAGTAAACTAATGACTATCCTTTGTGTGCcaaagaaaaaatgtacaaaatattaaattattctttAGTCACCTGGAAATGAGATCAGTatgactgaaataaacattatGTACCACACGGCAGCTGCCAGCCCTTAAAATAGGGAATGTCCATACTCACCTTCCAGATCAGCCTCACACGCCTCTCGGGGCTGCCTTCTGACCAGGTGATGATTCTCCATAAGTCAGGTGGACTGGAGGGTTCTGAGTAACATAAGAATGATAAGAGAATAAGCGCATAGTCATAGTAACGCACACAGGCCGCAGCTATTTATAGCGTCTAACGGCAAACGTTTCTCTTAAGAAATAGGAAGCAGACATGATAAGTGCACATTTTATGGTGCAAACGGTTTTGGGATGACAAACGTACAGTTCAATGCTCCTTGCTCTCGCGACTTTTTATTGGGTGAATGGCATAAGTACGTTTACGACGTGCTTTTCTGACCCTGACGCACCCACGTCAAACTCAACGGTCGAAGTGGCCTTgccctttttaaaacataacggcagacagtcagctagcctcgagttcgttctgcaatcgttcgttcaggctgatgggcttttccgcaccggactgtcaatcacattgtaaaaatcacagaaccgctcaactctatggttttggctccaaatcgacaacatggccgcgcccgccactgagcttcaaaacgtgttttagagacctaCGGAGGGTCAacgggtgacgtcacagtagctttgtccatatattttacagtctctgggttgtaaaaatcacagaaccgttcaactctatggttttggctccaaatcgacaacatggccgcgcccgccactgagcttcaaaacgtgttttagagacccacggagggTCAacgggtgacgtcacagtagctttgtccatatattttacagtctctgggtcTCAACGCTCGCTAAAGGCACGGCGACGCTAAGAGCAAGCGCAGTCGCGCAGCGGCGATCGGCTGGGAGCGCGCGGTCGGGAAGCGAGGCGCCGGGCACTCTGCCCGAGCCGTGCGAGCCGCGCTCTGCGCTGGCGGGGACGTACCGGATTCCGGCATGCGCGTGCTGACATTCCGGCTCCACTCGCTCCAGTAGCCGTGGCCTTCCTCCTGCATGCACCGCACCTGCACCACGTAGTCTGTGTAGGGCTCCAGGTACTGCAGTCTAAAAGACTTTATGCCGCCTACCAAATCACTAGGAGGGACCTAGGACAGAAAATCAATGCATTTAATGACAATCaagaatattttcatgtttcataGGAATAccctttatatttatatataaacaatCACATATTATTCAGGGCCATCCCAGAACTGTAGCtttttgcagatttttcctaaatattttggGTAAAACGATCACAAAATGTAACTTATGACATGGGACACATTTTCAGCGAGATGGGCAATGATCATACGTACACATGATATAGCATCTGCAATAACCCAAGGAG is a window from the Anguilla anguilla isolate fAngAng1 chromosome 14, fAngAng1.pri, whole genome shotgun sequence genome containing:
- the LOC118212691 gene encoding interleukin-6 receptor subunit beta-like yields the protein MDVSHIALLLLILVCMVSHSALINFCCGKTYPESPVLELGQSFTATCVLSEDGMRETGATAKDIFWVFRNTRVPEELYTRINDSAVSVTVNVTRELENPLKCSVLARFPSHTREVRNVHGLFFAVGYPPEKPDNLSCVVLQSGKGLSCTMTCFWNPGERDPILNTTYTLLVNTTVNGEKYRAAARRDRGSVVFGVYPMFTVLNISVEVENPLGKVRSDVLILDSEDIVKTDPPKVKVVSEVGFPTSLIVRWEHPIDEVYITLKYNIRYCPAGAHMWSQVPPSDLVGGIKSFRLQYLEPYTDYVVQVRCMQEEGHGYWSEWSRNVSTRMPESEPSSPPDLWRIITWSEGSPERRVRLIWKRPVHSNGRILGYNLTIRTGNRSEHVALSSSAAEYVLEKVKHAILVELTAYNSEGSSPRAQLRVPRANQEPSSVKTVTRQPLDEGLWVGWEYAPPSPAEFVLDWVSVSNGTVDWKRVPGSSNYTVLTGALQPLERYNISVSPVWQGTPGRTVSTQAYLRQGRPSEGPSVKLKQSGKTEVQLVWEEPPLVSLNGFITNYTVFCRTEDVVKSVVLPPSDRSYTLKGLSGSTKYVVHVMVSTVAGSKSGLEFTFRTLKYASGEIELIVVLVCLGFLFFTVLTVLLGINKKEMIKKHIWPQVPDPSNSTIANWSPDYPSRPETPKEGSLTDVSVVEVDVFEKKSLGEEDKTSLPLKKDKYLSEEHSSGIGGSSCMSSPRQSVSDSDEGDSGQTTASTVQYSSVVASGYKGQTPGQPPPPVFARSESTQPLLGSEEHQDEPCQAHSYPRNPYFKRPRAADEGATPPLNLRQIEIPEHGSGSLGFCSAEEGSQQSTPTAEAGHAEGPAGSAPSYMPQRTGYRPQRGGPQAVTAEQLSRDY